One Candidatus Polarisedimenticolia bacterium genomic window, CAAACCCGCTTCAAGGAGTTCCTCAGCAATCCTTCAGTGACTGTGATCGTGCGCGAAGTGAACAGCATCAAGTTGTACATCCTCGGAGAAGTCGCCAAGCCCGGGCCGGTGGCCGTGCGGTCGAAGGTCCGGCTGCTCCAGGCCATATCCATGGCGGGCGGGGTAACTCAGTTCGGAGGAAAGAACGGGGTGGTCATCTACCGGAGCTCGCCGGCCGGAGAGAAAGTGATCGAGGTGTCCTACAAGGACATCGTGTCGGGAAAAAGACCCGGGGACAATCTAGTTCTTGAGCCCGGGGACACCATCGTCGTCCGTTAATCCGACATCGAATGCGAGAGGACGTGCTCGTGGAGCGGTTTGCTATGGGACCTGCGCAGATGCAATTCCATGCTGATGACATGGGCGCTCCTGCGACAGAAATATCACCGGCTGGAATCCGGAGCAGAGACTGACTCCGGTGCCTGTCGAATCGGCGGTGAACTCGTGAAGTGGAGCTGGTCGGTCCGATCGCTCGCGGCGTCGCGGCGGATCCTCAGCCTGCTCGTGGTGGTGTGGGGTCTGCAGGCGGGTCTCGCGCGCGCCCAGGCCCCGGGCGGTCCGACGCCCGACGGGTTCGATCTCAACGTCGGCATGGGGATGCGGCTCACGAACAATCCCGGCCTCGCATCCGACGGCGGAAGCCGGGAGGGAGATTCCATCACCGACCTGCGGGCCGACGTCACCGGTCGCCGGAGGAGCCCGAGGACCGAGTGGTCGTCGAGGTACACGCCCTTCTACACGCGCTACGGCAGCAACAGTCAGTTCGACACCGTCAATCACGCGCTCAATCTCGATGCACGCTACGTCGTGAGCCCCCGCAGCAGGCTTGGACTTCTCGAGCGCTTCTACTCCAGTCGCGACCTGTCCCAGGTCGACACCGGGGAAACGGCCGGCGAGGCGGTCATCCTGACCCGCCTGACCAGGCGCTGGAGGAACTTCGCTGACGCGGCGTTCGATGCCAGCCTCTCCCGTTCGTTGTCCCTGCAGCTCGGCGCATCGAGCCGGATCGAGCGATTCGATCTGAGCCCGAGCGTCGACAGCAACATGGACTCCGGACGACTCGGGATCAGGAAGCAGATTGGACGGGAGGACGCCTTTTCCACCACCTACAGCTATTCCCGATTCGGTTTCCAGGGCGCCGGGGTGGACGGGGCCGAATCCCAGGGGATGGACCTGTCCTGGTCGCACGGGATCCCGACGCGGACGGACTGGACGCTGTCTGCCGGAGTCTCCAAGGTCTCCCGGGCGTCGGAACGGGAGAACCGGATCACGGCCAGCGCCTCGCTCCACCATCCTTTCCGGCGGATGGATTTCGTGTCCGGCTACCGCCGCGGACTGGGCGCCGATTCAGGCGTCGCCAACGTGACGGTGGCGCAGGACGCCCATGCCGGAATCTCCGCACGGATCGGACAGCGGGCTTCGATGACGGTGCGCGGCGAGTACGGAAGCCGCAACTCGGTCCTGGAAAGCGGAGACCGGATTGCCCTCACCTATACCGGCGGCGCCCTTCTGGGGACAGTCACGCTCAACCCGCACCTGAACATTGTGGCGGAGGCCCGGCGGCGCAGTCAGGACGTCACGAGCGTGACGGGGGACGATCTGACGGTCAACACCTTTTTCCTGCGCCTGGAACTGCGGGTTTTCTGACGAGGAATGTGATGACCTGGTATGCCATCCAGACCAAGCCAAGAAAAGAGCCTTCGGTGCAGGCCGCACTCGATCAGGCGGGGATCGAGGTCTATTGTCCCCGAATCCGGAAGCCGATCGGTCGCGCGGATCGCAAGTCGTGGCGGGAAGCCTCTCTCTTCCCGGGATATCTGTTCGCCCGGTTCGATTTCGGCATCGAGTATCCCCGCGTGCGGTGGACGCCCGGGCTGGTCCGGGTCGTCATGAGCGGCGGGACGCCCCTCGCGGTCAGTGAAACGATGCTCTCGTCGGTGCGTGAGATGGAGAAGGAGGGGATCCGCCTCCTGCTGCGGCCGGTCCGATGGAAGCCGGGAGTCCGGGTGCGGGTGGGCCAGGGTCCGTTCACGGGGTTCGAGGGACAGGTCGCCGCGACATTGAAGGGTGGCGACCGAGTCCGGATCTTGTTGGAACTCTTCCGGCGGCAAGTGGCTCTGGAGTGCGACACCAGTCAGCTCCGGCCGCTCGTCTCTGCGGGGAGCGGTTAGAGGCAAGTCGTTTTGTTTCAGTCATTTTGGTCAGGGAGCCGGAGGCTCTCAATGGCGGAGCTGTACACGATAGAGCACGGAAAGCAGGTTCCGATCTTCGTGCGGGAACCTGTGTTCGCAACCCCGGAGATGCTGCCCCAGCCCGGGGGAGCGGGTCCGCTCTGGAGGAGCCTGCTCTTCCCGAGACGGGGACAGCGAGCGCTGGAGGTCGGCGGGGACGGGTCCGAGCTCTTCGCTTTTCTGAGGGAGGCCGGGGTCCGGTTCGAGAGGACGGCGACTCCTCCCGGGCCGATCTGGGACCCGGGCCTGGATCTGGTTCTGGAGGATCGAACGAACGGCAGTGCACCGGTTCGACTCGAACGCATCCGATCGCTCCTGATTCCCGGAGGGCGGTGGGTCGTGGCGCTGGAAAGGCAGGGATGGATCGGGCTGGCCGGCCACCGCATCGTGCGGCAGGCACGGCGGGAAGGGTTCGAGAGAATCGAGACCTACTACGCCTACCCGTCGCTGCGCGCGCCGCGCATCCTCGTGCCGCTCGACTGCCCGGATCCGTTCCGCTACTTCCTGCGGCTGGCCGTTGGTGTTCGCGCGCCCCGGCAGCGTCTGCTCGCCCTGGGCGCCCGGTGTCTCTGCGCCCTGAGGCTGCACCGGATGTTTCTGCCGAACCTGATCGTGGTGGCGCGGAGAGCAGGATGATCAGCGCTCTTTCGGAAACCTACAGGGATGTGGCCGCGAAGGCGATGGGCGTTCCCGCGCGCGAGGTCTCGGTTCTCATGATCCACCGTCCTCATGAAGACAAGGACTACGCAGACCAGTCGGTCTACCTCTTTTTTCTTCCGCATGATCGGTTCCCGTCGGCGGTGGGCAAAGTGGGGTTCGATCCGGCGGGAGCCCATTACCTGGAGAGGGAGCATCGGGGACTCCTGTATCTGACCGAGCGCGGGAAGGGCATCCCGGAGACGTCGGTCCCGCGGCTACTGCACTACGGGGAAGTGGCCGGACGGCAGGCTCTTTTGCAGAGCGCTCTCCGGGGGGAGAAGGTCTCCACCTGGCTGACCCCGGGAATGCGACTCAACGGACGTCTCGGCCGGTTCCTGGCATGGGCCGCGAGCTGGAGCGCTGCGCTCGGCCGCGCGACCAGGACCGATGGAGGGGGGCTGGTCACCGGCTGGACCGACGAGTTCAGCGTGAAGCTGGACCGGACCGGCCGCTCGCGTGCGCTCTTGGACGGAGCGGCTCGACAGGTGTGGGAGGGCTTCGGCGGGACGTTTCCAGGCGTCCTGGCCCAGGGGGACTTCTGCGGTGAAAACATCCTGGGGAACGGCGAGCGCTACGGTGTGATCGACTGGGAACTCTGTGATGAGCAATCGATCCCCGTCTACGACATCGTGGATCTCTGCCTGTGGGTCGCGTTCCGGACCGAGGGACACCTGGAGCCGGATCCATTCGCCGCCCTGGAACGACTCCTGCACGGGCGAGATCCGCTGGCCCGCGAGCTGCGTTGCACCCTGGGTCGCTACGCGACGGCCATGGGGTTCCAGCAGGGACTGCTCCCACCCCTGGTCAGCCTGGCCTGGGCCGGCTATTGCCTGAAGAAATTTCAGCACCTGAAGCGGGACGAGACCGGCCACTTCGCGCGGGCCCGGATGGCTGTGCGCAAGATTCTCGACACTCCCCCCGAAGTCCTTTCGGGAAGCAGGGAGGCCGAGTGACCCTCTCGCGCGTGGTTCGAAACATCGGCTCCGGCTATGCCGGCGCGGCGGTCAACGGCGTCGTGCTGCTTCTGCTGACGCCTCTGGTCGTGCGGCACCTCGGCTCGAGCCAGTACGGGATCTGGGTGCTGGCTGCCGCCATGGGGAGCTACCTGGGATTCCTCAACGCGGGCAGCGGGGCAGCCGGGGTTCGCGCCGTGGCCCGGCTGGCGGGAACCGGGAGGATGGGTGAGGCCAGTCGGGAGGTCGGTTCGATATTCCGGATTTATCTGGCGGTCGGAGTCTTCGCCGCCGGGGCCCTGACTCTCCTGAGCTTCACGACGCTGGACTACTTCCATGTCCCGGCGGCGGACCAGCCGCAGGCCCGGGCCCTGCTGATCCTGATCGCGATCAATTTCCTGATCTCGTTCCCCTTCGGGGTCACGCGGAGCGTTCTGGCCGGACTCCACCGGTTCCATCTGCTCGGGGGGGTCGAAGTGGTCTGGGCCTCATTCCGATTGGTCGCAACCGTCGTTCTACTTGGCGCCGGTCATGGCCTTCTGGCGTTGGGAGGAATCCAGCTGGCCGCGTCGATTGGAGGACACCTGACCCGCTGGCTGCTGATCCGGCGGGTGGCGCCCCAGATCCACCTGACCGGAGGGCCGGAATGGTCCGGCCTGTCCGCCGACGTCTCGATCTTCTCGGCCCTCTCCTTTGGTTACGAGAGCCTGCGCACCCTGTTCGACAACGCCGACCTCCTTCTGCTGGGGATTCTCGCCGGTCCCGCGGCCGTCGGTGTGTTCGGCGTCGGAGTGAGCCTCGCGTCATTCGTTTCGAAAGGGCTGCAGCCGATCTCCGGAGTCCTCTTCCCGATGGCCTCCGAGATGGAGGCCCTGGGGCGGCGCTCCGAGGCGGGCCGGCTGCTCGAGATCGGGACCCGGGTCAACCTGGCGCTGGCCCTTCCGCTGGTCACCATCCTCCTGGTGGATGGTCCCACCCTGCTGCGCCTCTGGGTCGGCCCTGGCTTCGAGCCGAGCTATCCGGTCCTGGCGGCGTTCGCGCTGGCCAACCTGATGATGGCAGCCTCCCTCGCTTCGTCCACCCTGCTGTTCGGGGTGGGCCGAATCGGCGTCCTGCTTGGAGCCGAGGCAGCCAGGTACGTCCTCAACCTGACGCTGGTGCTCATCCTCTATCGCTGGATCGGTTTCACCGGAATGGCGCTGGGGACGCTGGTATCCATCGTAGCCGTCGACGCTGGAATCGTGATCGTCCGCGCCTGCCGGTGGGCCGGTCTCGATACGACTGGATTCCTGACCCGCTCGCTTGGAGCGCCCTTCCTCGCCGCCCTGCCAATCATGCTCCTTCTGGCCGCCTGGAAGAGCGCCTCGCCGGATCCCTCGATCCAGACCGTGGCGCTGCGAGCCGTCGGCTGCCTGGCCGGCTTCGCGCTGATCTATGCCCTGGCCGGGGCGTTCCGGGAGGAGCGGCGGCTGGTGGGCAAGGTGTGGGTGGAGGCGTTCCGATGAGCGGCCCGTCCGGCGTCAGGATCATGGTCTACCACTGGATCGATCGCGACCCGGGGCAGAGGCTGCGTGAGTGGGGCCTGACTCCGGAGGCGTTCGAGGCGCAGATGGTGGCGCTGGCCGAGGGCGGATATCGGGTCCTGCCGCTGAACGACGTGCTCCAGATCGTGAGGGGCCTGCGCCCCGCCCCCCCCAAAAGTGTCGCACTCACCTTCGACGACGGATACCTGAGCCTCATGGATCATGCCTTGCCGGTCCTGAAGCGATTCGGTTTCCCGGCCACTTTTTTCCTGGTGAGCGATCGGGTCGGAGCGACCAATACCTGGGACGCCCGGCACGGCGATCGGCCCCGCTCCCTGATGGGATGGAGTGAGGCGGCGGAGCTGGCGGCCCAGGGGATGGAAATCGGATCGCACAGTCGGACCCATCCCCTCCTGACCGACCTCACGGAAGCCGAAATGGAAAGCGAGGTACGCGGGTCGAAGGAGTCGATCGAAGACCGGTTGGGCCAGCCGGTGCGCCTGTTCTCCTACCCCCACGGCCTCCACGATGCCAGATGTCAACGCCTGGTCGCCGCGGCGGGCTATGCCGGAGCCTGCTCCACCCTGCCCGGCGGCAACGGCCCGGGGACGAATCCCTACCGGCTGCACCGGAGCGAGATCTCCTATTACGACACGCCGTGGTCGTTCTCCTTCAAGGTCCGAACCGGGTTCGGTGTGAGGAGTTGGGCCAGGTCGACGGCAGGCGAGCTGCTTCGCCGGCTCGTCCCGACCCCGCGGGGGGTGGCCTCGTGAGCCGGCCGTCGATCTCGATCATCGTGCCGACCTACAACCGTCGGCGGATTCTGACCCGGACCTTGCCCGCGCTCCTCGGTCAGAAAGAGCCCGGAGCCGACTATGAGGTCATCGTGGTGGTGGACGGCTCCAGCGACGGGACCCAGGACATGTTGAACCAGGGGAGGTGGGGATCGCGGCTCCGCGTCGTCCAACAGCCCAACCGGGGACAGGCCTCGGCTCGCAACCGAGGGGCCGCCGAGGCGCTGGGCGAGATTCTGCTGTTCCTGGACGACGACATGATCGCGGCGCCGGATCTGGTCGCCATCCATTGCGAGGAGCACGGCTCCTCTCGGGAGCGTGTGATCTTGGGGCAGATGGGGCTCGCCGCGGGCGTGCGCCGCTCTTTCCTGAAGCAAGGGGTCGAGGATTGGGGGAAGGAGTTCGCCGAGCGAGTCTCGGCACCGGGTTACCGGTTCCGATTTGACGACTGGCATTCGGGACACGCCTCCATCTCGCGCTCCCTGTTCGTCAGCCTGGGGGGCTTCGACGAGTCGTTCGTGGCCTATGGGAACGAGGACTATGACCTGGGCTTCAGGCTGATCCACCTGGGCGCCGACATACGCTTCTCGCCACGGGCGGTGGCGCTGCAGATCTATGACAAGAGCTTCTCCGCGTGGCTGCGCGATGTCGAAGGCGTCGGCCGGGCCGACGTCCTCCTCGCCGGGAAGCATCCGACAATTGCCCCGACGCTTCGCCTGTCCCGTCGTGAAACGCATCCCGTCAAGCGTCTGGCCCGATGGTCAGGACTGTCTTCCTTCGACGCCATGGCCGCCGCCTGGATGGCGCTGGGGTGGACGTTGATCGCGGCGGAACGGTGTGCGCTCCGGGGGCTTCTTCTGAGCCATGCGCAGTCGCTGATGGGAGAACGGACGTATTGGCGCGGCGTCCGGGACGCTGGACGACGGACCGTTCCGACCGGCGCGGAGGCCTTGAAGCGGCCGTGGAGGGCGGCGTGACGACCCCGAGGATCTCCGTCCTGATCGCCACCGCGGATCGCCCGGCGCTCCTGGCCGGTCTGCTGGACAGCCTGTCCGCCTCCCGATTCGGCGAGGCCGAGGTCCTGGTTCTGGATCAGAGCCGGACGGACGCGACGCCGCCGGAGGTCAACCGGGGCGGGTTGCCCATCCGGTTCATCCGCTGCCCGCGGCGAGGGAAGAGCGCGGCGCTCAACCTGGGGGTGCGCGAGGCCCGGGCACCCTGGCTCGCCTTCACCGACGATGACTGCCTGGTGGCCGAGGACTGGCTGGAGGTCATCGACCGGGAGGCCCGCGGGTCTGGCTCGCGGTGCGCCCTCACGGGTCGGGTCGTTCCAGGTTCTCCGGAAGGGGAGGCGGTGACCGCTCCATCGCTGAGGGAGCAGGATCTTGAAACGACGTACACCGCCCCGTCCTTCCGGGACGTTCTGTTCGGCAACAACATGGCCATCCCGGCCGAGCTCTTGCGTAAGACCGGGTGCTTCGACGAAGGGCTCGGCCCGGGGACTCCGGCGCCCGCCGCCGAAGACAACGATCTGGGGTACCGCCTGCTCCAGGCCGGTGTCCCGATCCGATACCTGCCGGCGATGGTGGTGACGCACCGGTCGTGGAGGAGAGGGCCGGACCAGGTGAAGGTCTTCGGGGGCTATGGAGTAGGGCAGGGGACTTTCTATGGAAAGCACCTCCGCCGCGGTGACCTTCACATGGCGGCGCGCATGGCGCGGAACCTCTGGGATGCCGGCCGGGACCTGGGAGGAGCGATTCTCCTGGGGCGCCGGCAGGACGTGCAGGCCAGCGGAGCATTCGCTCGCGGACTCGTCCGCGGGTTCCTGCGGGCCGCCTGGTCCGGAAACGGGGGGCCGGCCGGCCCCGCCGCCGTGACGGAGGAGCCATGAGCGCCCTGGCCGATTCGATCGCGCCGGATCGGGAAGAAGCCCGGGAAGCGGCCAGGGTGGCCCGCCGGATCGCGAATCCCCGGATGTGGCAGTACGACTATCTGATGCTGAACGAGATCGCGGCGGGCCTGAGCCGCCAGGCGGCGGCCCTCAACGGCAAGACCGGGATCGACATCCTCGACGTGGGATGCAAGTACAAGCCTTACCGCGCTCTGTTCGCGGGGCGAGCCTCGCGCCATGTCGGCGTCGATCTCGAACGATATCGGGGCGTGGAGGTCCAGTCCCACGCGGCGCATCTCCCCTTCGGGGATGACAGCTTCGATCTGGTTCTCTGCACGCAGGCTTTCTACCTGATGGAGGACTTCCGCGGGGTGCTCGCCGAGTTCGTCCGGGTGACCCGCCGCGGCGGCCGGATCCTCCTGACCACGATCGGCATCTGGCCCTATCCGCCGGCGGTCAGGCTCCATCGCTGGAGCCGGCGCGAGCTGGAGGAGGTCCTGAGCGAGTTCGGCGAGGCCCGGGTGGAAGAAAACGGCGGGTATCTCAGGCTGGTTCCGCAGCTGGCAAACGCCGTCCTCGCCATGGGCGTGGAGGGATACCTAGTCCGCCGGTATGGTCGAGCCGGTCGCGTCGCGTCCGCCCCCCTGAAGGGCATTTACCTGGGACTGAATCTGCTCGCACTGTCCGGCGAGCGGCTGGTGCGATCGGCGGCCCGGGCGGGCTTCGGCATGGCCCGGACGCTTCAGGACCTGGACGGACACCTGGCCATCAACTACCTGGCCGCGGTGACGCCGCGCAAATGAGGATCGAACATGTCGTATGACCTGGCCTCCCGGCTGAAAGATCTTCTGTTGAAGACCGGACCGATGTTCATGGCGGATCGATGGGCGGCCCCCCGGATGCTCACCTTCATGATGACCTACCGGTGCAATCTGCGCTGCACCATGTGCTGGCAGTGGGGGCAGCAGGGGCTGTTCCACGACCTCACCAAGGAGCACGAGATTCAGCAGCTCGATCTCGCCACCCTGCGATCGGTCATCGACGACGTGGCCGGGAGCCAGACCGGGGTCTTCCTCTGGGGAGGGGAGCCGTTCCTGCACCGGGACCTGATGCCGTTCGTGGAGTACGTGAAGTCGAAGAACCTCTATTGCAGCATCAACACCAACGGCACCTACCTCCCACGGGAGGCGAAGCGCCTGGTCGAGCTCGGGGTCGACGCGATCATGGTCTCGGTGGACGGTCCCCGGGAGATCCACGACCGCATCCGGGGGATGGACGGCTCGTTCCAGCGCATCGCCGACGGGATCAAGGCCGTGCGGGAGGCACGCAACGGCCACGCCGGCAAGCCGGAGATCATCGTGAACACGACGATCTCTCCCGGAAATCAGGAGGTGCTCCTCGACACGTACGACACGGTGGAGGCGATGGGGGCGGATCGGATGATCCTCTCCCAGCTGTGGTTCACGACCGAGCAGATCGGGCGGGCCAACGAAATCTACTTCAGGGAAAAATTCAGCGCCCACGCCGGGTCGTGGCGCGGCTTTGTCATGGACGTCTCGGTCCTCGACTCCGGGAAGATCGCCTCTCAGATGCGGGAGATGTCTCTGCGCAAGAGCGCGATGACGCTCGGATTCCTGCCCGACCTGCATCCGGGACAGGTCGACGACTACTATGCCCGCCCGGAGGAGGCCTTCGGCAAGACGCGCTGCTTCGTCCCCTGGCTGGAGGCGGAAATCCTCCCGAACGGCGACGTGACCCCCTGCTCCGACCGCCCCGACCTGATCGTCGGGAACGTCCGCAAGGACCGGTTCCTGGAGATCTGGAACAACGATTCGTACCAGACGTTCCGTCGCGCCATGCGGGAGGATGGGTTGTTCCCCTACTGCTCCCGCTGTTGCGGACTGTGGTCTCACTGAGGCGAGCATGACGACCCTCCCGGACGTTTCGGTTCTCATCTGCACGCGCGATCGAAGCGCCCTGCTCGAGGGCTGCCTCGACTCGGTTCTGGGTTGCTCGCCGCCCCCCGCCGAGGTGATCGTGGTGGATCAGAGCCGTGACGAGGCGACCCGGCTGGCCGTCGGTCGCCGGCAGGGAGGGAAGGCGCCGATCCGGTACCTGCGGGGAATCGGCACCGGACTCTCCCGGGCAAGGAACCAGGGGATCGCGGAGTGCACGTCGCCGGTCATCGCCTTTACCGACGACGATTGCCGGGTGGACCCGGCCTGGCTCTTCGAGCTGACCGAGCCGCTTCGGGCCGGCCGGGCGGATGCCGCGGTGGGACGGACGCTGCCGGAAAGCAACGCGGACGGCGCGGGGGAAACCTCTTCGTTCTACGCCCCTGCGGGGAGCCCGGTCTTCTCGAGACGGACCCACCCCTGGCGCGTGGGGGGGGGTGGGAACTTCGCCACCGGGCGCGAACTCCTTCGGCGGGGGGGGCCCTACGACGAGAGATTCGGCCCCGGGGCTCCCCTGGAGAGCGCCGAGGACATGGACCTGATTCACCGGATCCTGCGGGCCGGAGATCGGCTCGTGTACGCCCCGAAGGCGGTCGTCTGGCACAGGTCCTGGCGATCGGCGCAGCAGAATCGCCGCCTCTCCAGGGCCTACGGCATCGGGGCCGGTGCCTATTTCG contains:
- a CDS encoding transcription termination/antitermination NusG family protein gives rise to the protein MTWYAIQTKPRKEPSVQAALDQAGIEVYCPRIRKPIGRADRKSWREASLFPGYLFARFDFGIEYPRVRWTPGLVRVVMSGGTPLAVSETMLSSVREMEKEGIRLLLRPVRWKPGVRVRVGQGPFTGFEGQVAATLKGGDRVRILLELFRRQVALECDTSQLRPLVSAGSG
- a CDS encoding oligosaccharide flippase family protein, whose translation is MTLSRVVRNIGSGYAGAAVNGVVLLLLTPLVVRHLGSSQYGIWVLAAAMGSYLGFLNAGSGAAGVRAVARLAGTGRMGEASREVGSIFRIYLAVGVFAAGALTLLSFTTLDYFHVPAADQPQARALLILIAINFLISFPFGVTRSVLAGLHRFHLLGGVEVVWASFRLVATVVLLGAGHGLLALGGIQLAASIGGHLTRWLLIRRVAPQIHLTGGPEWSGLSADVSIFSALSFGYESLRTLFDNADLLLLGILAGPAAVGVFGVGVSLASFVSKGLQPISGVLFPMASEMEALGRRSEAGRLLEIGTRVNLALALPLVTILLVDGPTLLRLWVGPGFEPSYPVLAAFALANLMMAASLASSTLLFGVGRIGVLLGAEAARYVLNLTLVLILYRWIGFTGMALGTLVSIVAVDAGIVIVRACRWAGLDTTGFLTRSLGAPFLAALPIMLLLAAWKSASPDPSIQTVALRAVGCLAGFALIYALAGAFREERRLVGKVWVEAFR
- a CDS encoding polysaccharide deacetylase family protein is translated as MSGPSGVRIMVYHWIDRDPGQRLREWGLTPEAFEAQMVALAEGGYRVLPLNDVLQIVRGLRPAPPKSVALTFDDGYLSLMDHALPVLKRFGFPATFFLVSDRVGATNTWDARHGDRPRSLMGWSEAAELAAQGMEIGSHSRTHPLLTDLTEAEMESEVRGSKESIEDRLGQPVRLFSYPHGLHDARCQRLVAAAGYAGACSTLPGGNGPGTNPYRLHRSEISYYDTPWSFSFKVRTGFGVRSWARSTAGELLRRLVPTPRGVAS
- a CDS encoding glycosyltransferase — protein: MSRPSISIIVPTYNRRRILTRTLPALLGQKEPGADYEVIVVVDGSSDGTQDMLNQGRWGSRLRVVQQPNRGQASARNRGAAEALGEILLFLDDDMIAAPDLVAIHCEEHGSSRERVILGQMGLAAGVRRSFLKQGVEDWGKEFAERVSAPGYRFRFDDWHSGHASISRSLFVSLGGFDESFVAYGNEDYDLGFRLIHLGADIRFSPRAVALQIYDKSFSAWLRDVEGVGRADVLLAGKHPTIAPTLRLSRRETHPVKRLARWSGLSSFDAMAAAWMALGWTLIAAERCALRGLLLSHAQSLMGERTYWRGVRDAGRRTVPTGAEALKRPWRAA
- a CDS encoding glycosyltransferase, which gives rise to MTTPRISVLIATADRPALLAGLLDSLSASRFGEAEVLVLDQSRTDATPPEVNRGGLPIRFIRCPRRGKSAALNLGVREARAPWLAFTDDDCLVAEDWLEVIDREARGSGSRCALTGRVVPGSPEGEAVTAPSLREQDLETTYTAPSFRDVLFGNNMAIPAELLRKTGCFDEGLGPGTPAPAAEDNDLGYRLLQAGVPIRYLPAMVVTHRSWRRGPDQVKVFGGYGVGQGTFYGKHLRRGDLHMAARMARNLWDAGRDLGGAILLGRRQDVQASGAFARGLVRGFLRAAWSGNGGPAGPAAVTEEP
- a CDS encoding class I SAM-dependent methyltransferase translates to MSALADSIAPDREEAREAARVARRIANPRMWQYDYLMLNEIAAGLSRQAAALNGKTGIDILDVGCKYKPYRALFAGRASRHVGVDLERYRGVEVQSHAAHLPFGDDSFDLVLCTQAFYLMEDFRGVLAEFVRVTRRGGRILLTTIGIWPYPPAVRLHRWSRRELEEVLSEFGEARVEENGGYLRLVPQLANAVLAMGVEGYLVRRYGRAGRVASAPLKGIYLGLNLLALSGERLVRSAARAGFGMARTLQDLDGHLAINYLAAVTPRK
- a CDS encoding radical SAM protein — its product is MSYDLASRLKDLLLKTGPMFMADRWAAPRMLTFMMTYRCNLRCTMCWQWGQQGLFHDLTKEHEIQQLDLATLRSVIDDVAGSQTGVFLWGGEPFLHRDLMPFVEYVKSKNLYCSINTNGTYLPREAKRLVELGVDAIMVSVDGPREIHDRIRGMDGSFQRIADGIKAVREARNGHAGKPEIIVNTTISPGNQEVLLDTYDTVEAMGADRMILSQLWFTTEQIGRANEIYFREKFSAHAGSWRGFVMDVSVLDSGKIASQMREMSLRKSAMTLGFLPDLHPGQVDDYYARPEEAFGKTRCFVPWLEAEILPNGDVTPCSDRPDLIVGNVRKDRFLEIWNNDSYQTFRRAMREDGLFPYCSRCCGLWSH
- a CDS encoding glycosyltransferase family A protein — translated: MTTLPDVSVLICTRDRSALLEGCLDSVLGCSPPPAEVIVVDQSRDEATRLAVGRRQGGKAPIRYLRGIGTGLSRARNQGIAECTSPVIAFTDDDCRVDPAWLFELTEPLRAGRADAAVGRTLPESNADGAGETSSFYAPAGSPVFSRRTHPWRVGGGGNFATGRELLRRGGPYDERFGPGAPLESAEDMDLIHRILRAGDRLVYAPKAVVWHRSWRSAQQNRRLSRAYGIGAGAYFAKHFMAGDWISGWRFVARLAIRIVHLIRSACALDRRGVAEQAIYVAALFEGVGRLLRNNGSSPSGVADLKRGAA